The genome window AGATGAAATCTTGACTTTAGATCGATTAGCAAAAACAATGCGTCAAAAACGTATGAAATATGGAGCGGTTAATTTTGATAAAGTTGAAGTAAAATTCGATTTAGATCAAGCGCATAATCCGCAAGGAATTTTCTTCAAAATTTCGAAAGATTCGAATAAATTGATTGAAGAATTCATGTTGTTATGTAACAAAAAAGTTTCAGAATTCATCAGTTTAGATAAACACGGAAAAGAAAATGCGAACACGTACATTTATCGTGTTCACGATGATCCGAATCCAGATAAATTATTAGATCTTAAGAATTTTATTCGTCAATTTGGTTACGAATTAGAAATTGGAGATCGTAAAACAACTATTAATTCGATGAATAAATTGTTAGCAGAAGTGAAAGGAAAACCAGAAGAAAATATGGTTGAGACTTTGGCTATGCGAACAATGGCGAAAGCAAAATATACAACAGAAAATATTGGACATTACGGTTTGGCGTTCGATTATTACACACATTTTACATCGCCAATTCGTCGTTATCCAGATATGATGGCGCACCGTTTATTGCAAGATTATTTAGATGGTAAAAAATCTCCTGCAGCGGCTGTTTACGAAGACAAAGCAAAACACTGTTCATCTCGTGAGAAAATAGCGGCAGAAGCAGAACGTGAGTCAATCAAATACATGCAAGTAAAATACATGGAGCAATTTGTTGGCGAAACTTTTGATGCATTTATTACAGGTGTACAAGATTATGGAATCTTTGTTGAAATTCCAGAAACGCGTTGCGAAGGTTTGATTCGTTCTCGTGCTATGAAAGGTGATCATTTTGTTTTTGACGAAAAAAATCATGCATTAGTTGGAAAAAGAACTAAAGTGAAGTATCAGTTAGGAAGTCCGGTTAGAATCAAAGTTTTAAATGCAGATTTAATCAAGAAGCAATTAGATTTTGAATTGGTTGATGCTTAAGTTTCATATTTTAGACTTATCTTGCAGACCTTAATTATGTTATGGAAATAATATTTTCGGCCATACTAATAGGTTTTTTGTTAAGTACAATTCTTATTGGACCTGTATTTTTCTTACTTATTGAAACCAGTTTGCGTAGAAGTTGGAAAACCGCTGTAGTTCTAGATTTAGGAGTTATTGCAGCTGATATTTTGTGTATTGCAGCAGCCTATTACGGAAGTAAAGATTTTACAGATTATGTGACCAATCATCCAAAGTTTTACCGCATTTATATCATTGCAGGTTTCTTTGTATTGATTTACGGAATTTTTATGTATTTCTCTAAACCAAAGCTACATATAGAAGGCGAAGCGGGATTTGTAAGCAACAATTATTTGAGAACGTTTATCAATGGATTTATCATGAATTTGTTGAATATCGGTGTCATTGTTTTTTGGTTTGTAATTGTCTCTTCAATTATGATTCAATATCCAAATCCAAGCGATTTTATGCTCTATATGGGAGTTGTTTTGACCACCTATTTTGTAATAGATCTGGGAAAAATATTTTTGGCAGGAAAGCTTCAAAAACGTTTTACCGATCAAAAAGTATTTATGGTACGAAAAGGAGTCGGAATTTGTCTTTTAATCTTTGGATTAATCATTATCCTAAAAGGTTTCGGATTCTTTAAAGAAATCGATCAAAAAATAGAAAATCAGCTTATTAACCAAGAACAAACAAGTTAGAAATATAAATCCGATCGAGATTCTTGATCGGATTTTTTTATAGAAGATATTTTCCAGAATCCTTATAATTCCATGTTCTTACTTTCATCAAGTCAGCAATTGTAAAGGTAATTTTTTAATAAATGATTTTTTATATTGGTTTAAATTTAGTTACAAATAGATGTTTCTATTTTAGGGATTTTATATAATTTTAATACTCTATTTTTATTACTAATATTCATAGTTGTATTGTGTAATTTGGTAGAAACCTTGATACATTCTTTATTTTGAATAATTTTATCCAACGCAATGTCTGTAAATTCTATATCTTCAGATAATTTCTTATTGATAACGAGAATACTATTTTCTTCAAAATCTATTTTAGGAATAGGAATTCCGGGAAACCTGGTTAAGTTTAATTGTTTATAAATTTTTGTAAAATCTTGTATGTCAGTTATAATTTCTATTTCTTGATCTGTTTGTACTGAATTTTCTTTGAGCATTAAAATTAATTCATATTGAATTTCTTTTTGTTGAAAATTTTGTTGTTTAGTGTTTACAGAACAAGATAATAAATTAAGAACTATCAATATTGGTAAAAAAAATATTTTTCTCATAGCTAAATATGATAAAAAATTCCAACTGAAATTTATTTTCAGTTGGATTTAAGTTGTTTGGTTAAAAATTATTATTTAATGATGATTTTGTTAGTTTGTTGTTGTTTTCCATCATCAGTTTTTACAATATAAACTCCTTTAGGTAAATGTCCTACTTCTACTTTTATCTCATTAGAGAAGTTTGTTGTGTAATCTTTGCTATATACAGATTGTCCTATAATGTTTAAAATATTTACATTTACTTTTGATGCACCAGCACTTAAACGAATGTAGAAATTTCCATTACTTGGATTAGGATAAACTTTTACTTCATTATTCGCTTGAATGTTAGAAATACTTAATTTTTCAGATTTTATTGTACAAAATTCAACACTTAATTTGTTAACTGTTCCTTGGTTAGAAGGTGATATATCTGCTAATCTAAAATAATATGTTCCATTTGCTGGTTCATTATAATACTTCGCTAAATCTGTTCCAATAGCTGTGATTTTTGCACCTGCTACACCACAGTTTTCGAAAGTGTTTCCTCCATAGCTATTGTATTCATAAGTCATATTTGGCTTTCCTGAACAATTCGCATAATTCAAGAATTGATATCCTTTATCAACATTTTCTTTTCCCATCAAAAAAGCAAGTTCACCTTGGTTTGCGTGTGTAATATCTGTGTGGATAGAGAAATTTTCAATATTTCCATTATAATTGTCAATTGTAAGAGCTGGTAAATTTAGAATTCCTGCATTTTGCCCTGTCATATCAGGTATTGTTAATGGAGAAGAAATTACATCATATGTTTTACATACCAATTCTATTGATCTATTAACAGCAACGTTAGGACTTGCTGCATAGAATATATTATCTACAGCTTCTACAATAATATTTGCTTTAGATGTCTCAGTTCCTTCAGGAATTGTTACAATTGCAGAACCTGTGTTAGGTACATTACTTGCTAATATTGTATATGCATCTTCTATTGTGTTAACATTCGCTTCAAAATTAAGTAATTTAATAGCTACATTTTTGACATTAATATTACCACTGTCTGTTCCTGCGACGTCCCATTTCACTTCAAAAGGAGTTCCTGCTTTTATAGATTGATTAAGGTCAATATTTGTAATTTTAAAAGGTCCTTCTTCTTTTACAGAAACTTTTACTTTCTCAGATGCGATTTGTCCTTTAAGCTTCGACGTGCCAAAATCTATCAGATCTCTTGCTTGTAATGTAAAATTCATATCTCTTGCAATATCAGATACTGTATTCCAAGTAGAATATAACTGTCCCTCTGCAACATTTAATATTGGTGGGAAATAAGCTATTGGTGAACTTTGATGTTGATAAACTCTAAAGTTTGCTCCTTCTGTGTTGTTTCTGCTTGTATCAACCCAATTACCTGTATATTTTCCTAATAAAGGGTCTGATTGTTCCCAAGAATTTGAAATAAGAAAATCAGGACTTTCTGCATCAGATACTGTTCCTTTTAACTTAAATGCTGTTCCTTTAGGAATATTATATTCGCTTTTTTCTACTGTAACTACAGGAGGTGTATTATTATTAGGTGTAAAAACACCACAAGAAGTTGTTGCTAAATAATCATTAATTTGTTTAAGATTATGGTGATTAAACTGAGAAACAAAATCAGGTACAACATCATGAGTTCCAGTAACACCTGGGTATCCCATTACAGTAACGCCACTTCCTGTTTCTACATTAGCTCCAGTTTCCTCTGCTCTTGCGTGAACGTGATTTGCTCCAAATTGATGACCTAACTCATGTGCAACTATCATAGCCGCCTTGTACGCTGAATGACCTACATTTCCTGCGTAAGTAGAACCTTTTACACTATTATTACAAACACTTCCTATTAATCCTGCTTTACCGCCATTTGTTTTTCCTGTCAAAACAATCCCTACGTCATAATTTGCAGAACCTATTTTGTCGTCTAATATTTTTTGGGTCAAATCATTTAAGTTTGTTACTTCTATTCCCAGAAAATTGAAAAAATAATATTTATCATCTTCTTTTGTTAGAATAGAAAGTTCATCTGTACCATCAACTAATTCTAATTCTATGGCTAAATCTATACCATATACAAAATTCACAACATTAAGAACATTTGCGATAGCTAGCATAGAAGTTTCTTTAGTAGGTATTTCACCTTCTGCTACTTGAGATTTATTAAAATCAAAATCTGTAACTACACCTATTTTATATTTTCTTACTCCTAGAGGATTGTTGTTGCTAGAGTTAGCTGTTTTTGCTGCTAAGAATGTTTTTAAATTCTCTTCAGAACCACACTCAAAATTTCCTAAAATACTACTTTCCTTAGATGTTAGAATTTCGTAATTTCCATTCTTTTTTTCAATAGAATAATTATTGTTAGGAGAAAGAACTAATGCTGTTACTCCTTTAGAAGGAGAATAAGATAAAACAATTTTGTCTTGAGAATTATCTGAAGAATATCCTACATAAGTTTTGATGTTAGGATATTTTGCTTGTAATTCTGGAGATAATACCTGATTTTCAACAATAGTAAAAGTTTTTTGCGTTTTGTTCAAACCAGGGATGCTTACTTCGAAAGATTTCGATTTGTTTTGTAACGT of Empedobacter falsenii contains these proteins:
- a CDS encoding reprolysin-like metallopeptidase, which gives rise to MKKKLLATSLVFGLFYTNANAQSNSLNEVLTAGFPTSKIKTVNLSRLETQLQGTLQNKSKSFEVSIPGLNKTQKTFTIVENQVLSPELQAKYPNIKTYVGYSSDNSQDKIVLSYSPSKGVTALVLSPNNNYSIEKKNGNYEILTSKESSILGNFECGSEENLKTFLAAKTANSSNNNPLGVRKYKIGVVTDFDFNKSQVAEGEIPTKETSMLAIANVLNVVNFVYGIDLAIELELVDGTDELSILTKEDDKYYFFNFLGIEVTNLNDLTQKILDDKIGSANYDVGIVLTGKTNGGKAGLIGSVCNNSVKGSTYAGNVGHSAYKAAMIVAHELGHQFGANHVHARAEETGANVETGSGVTVMGYPGVTGTHDVVPDFVSQFNHHNLKQINDYLATTSCGVFTPNNNTPPVVTVEKSEYNIPKGTAFKLKGTVSDAESPDFLISNSWEQSDPLLGKYTGNWVDTSRNNTEGANFRVYQHQSSPIAYFPPILNVAEGQLYSTWNTVSDIARDMNFTLQARDLIDFGTSKLKGQIASEKVKVSVKEEGPFKITNIDLNQSIKAGTPFEVKWDVAGTDSGNINVKNVAIKLLNFEANVNTIEDAYTILASNVPNTGSAIVTIPEGTETSKANIIVEAVDNIFYAASPNVAVNRSIELVCKTYDVISSPLTIPDMTGQNAGILNLPALTIDNYNGNIENFSIHTDITHANQGELAFLMGKENVDKGYQFLNYANCSGKPNMTYEYNSYGGNTFENCGVAGAKITAIGTDLAKYYNEPANGTYYFRLADISPSNQGTVNKLSVEFCTIKSEKLSISNIQANNEVKVYPNPSNGNFYIRLSAGASKVNVNILNIIGQSVYSKDYTTNFSNEIKVEVGHLPKGVYIVKTDDGKQQQTNKIIIK
- a CDS encoding LysE family translocator; translation: MEIIFSAILIGFLLSTILIGPVFFLLIETSLRRSWKTAVVLDLGVIAADILCIAAAYYGSKDFTDYVTNHPKFYRIYIIAGFFVLIYGIFMYFSKPKLHIEGEAGFVSNNYLRTFINGFIMNLLNIGVIVFWFVIVSSIMIQYPNPSDFMLYMGVVLTTYFVIDLGKIFLAGKLQKRFTDQKVFMVRKGVGICLLIFGLIIILKGFGFFKEIDQKIENQLINQEQTS